In Fundidesulfovibrio putealis DSM 16056, a genomic segment contains:
- a CDS encoding CidA/LrgA family protein: MMKVFRLAAQTALLWGIYWVCNRFVQATGLPIPGNVIGVAVLFSLLCFGVVKLEHVQEAADFLLKHLVFFFIPIAVGLMDWGPVFYDYGLVLLAAIVASSLIPFWAVGFITQRLHRKEKPCTP, translated from the coding sequence ATGATGAAAGTATTCAGGTTGGCTGCCCAGACGGCCTTGTTGTGGGGCATTTACTGGGTCTGCAACCGGTTTGTGCAGGCGACGGGGCTGCCGATTCCCGGAAACGTGATCGGCGTGGCGGTGCTGTTTTCGCTGCTGTGCTTCGGCGTGGTGAAGCTCGAACACGTGCAGGAGGCGGCGGATTTCCTGCTCAAGCACCTGGTGTTCTTTTTCATCCCCATCGCCGTGGGCCTCATGGATTGGGGGCCGGTCTTCTATGATTACGGGCTGGTGCTGCTGGCGGCCATCGTGGCCAGCTCCCTGATTCCGTTCTGGGCCGTGGGCTTCATAACCCAGCGGCTGCACCGCAAGGAGAAGCCGTGTACTCCCTGA
- a CDS encoding DUF47 domain-containing protein: MNLSRLLTSLTGRKCLPGLLEHYDPVSKGVKVVEAALKEYSAGGHGLAFQTLTVEIDTLEGQADKIKRRIRNHLPRDIFLEVDKTLFLNYTRSQDNILDEAQEALNWLGMRRMDLPASLFVSARAVGREACRTVELLKPALQGTMDLIYGKTKDRSAVKDSYHEVRVQHHKASKAARKLIKDAFETEGECRDIYQFVTFVEHLHDMGHNAEGSADVLRAMIAR; encoded by the coding sequence GTGAATCTCTCCCGACTGCTGACCAGCCTTACTGGCCGCAAATGCCTGCCCGGCCTCCTTGAGCACTACGACCCGGTCTCCAAGGGCGTCAAAGTCGTGGAGGCCGCCCTCAAGGAATATTCCGCAGGCGGGCACGGCCTGGCCTTCCAGACTCTGACCGTGGAGATCGACACCCTGGAGGGCCAGGCGGACAAGATCAAGCGGCGCATCAGGAACCATCTGCCGCGCGACATCTTCCTGGAGGTCGATAAGACCCTGTTCCTGAACTACACCCGCAGCCAGGACAACATCCTGGACGAGGCCCAGGAGGCGCTCAACTGGCTGGGCATGCGCCGCATGGACCTGCCAGCCTCCCTGTTCGTCTCGGCGCGCGCCGTCGGGCGGGAAGCCTGCCGCACGGTGGAGCTCCTGAAGCCCGCCCTGCAGGGGACCATGGACCTCATCTACGGCAAGACCAAGGACCGCTCCGCAGTCAAAGACAGTTACCACGAAGTGCGCGTGCAGCATCACAAGGCGTCCAAGGCGGCACGCAAGCTCATCAAGGATGCCTTCGAGACCGAGGGCGAGTGCCGCGACATCTACCAGTTCGTGACCTTCGTCGAGCACCTGCACGACATGGGGCACAACGCCGAGGGCTCGGCCGACGTCCTGCGGGCCATGATCGCGCGCTAG
- a CDS encoding PAS domain-containing sensor histidine kinase, with protein MREPLPPSHAATLDSLYGALPLAVLLAGPDYAVRYANREFFRLTECSPADLALMNFQDVLSIFCLGACENLDDYLTHPGIWHDMDKPIAMADGGLAWTRVRVDRAALPWGEDGFVLLVENVTRYKVAIEGLLNRKNLYQSIVETRPDLICCFLPDWSITYANTASARFFGTTREDIVGEDFLWMLDPTLRESFAQAVTGITLDNPMAELEYKAPSSDPDDPPLWMRWIIQGFFYKTGHIRDYQATGLDVTGQKVTESQFMHADRLVSLGTLVSEVAHEISNPNNFIMLNAPLVLDLWRGVSPGVEALARAQESGEAVKVGPDAFGGLPLAEVSQHVPQLLQGIIEGSVRIRDFVRELKNFARQDIEGGFEMLPVNDVVQSAVLLMSKTIGLHTSRFSVRYGAGLPLVRGRRQRLEQIVVNLVQNACHALTGAHQGIEIETFHHDATGSVRIAVRDEGVGIRPDDLPRVTEPFYSTKREQGGTGLGLSISLSIAREHGGQLLIESTPGQGTSAIVALPAAQAPHEGPL; from the coding sequence ATGCGCGAACCCCTCCCCCCATCCCACGCAGCCACGCTGGACAGCCTGTACGGCGCGCTCCCTCTGGCCGTGCTCCTGGCTGGGCCGGATTACGCCGTCCGCTACGCCAACCGGGAATTCTTCAGGCTCACCGAATGCTCCCCCGCCGACCTGGCCCTGATGAACTTCCAGGACGTTCTGAGCATCTTCTGCCTGGGCGCCTGCGAGAACCTGGACGACTATCTGACGCATCCCGGCATCTGGCACGACATGGACAAGCCCATCGCCATGGCCGACGGCGGCCTGGCCTGGACGCGCGTGCGAGTGGACAGGGCCGCCCTGCCCTGGGGCGAGGACGGCTTCGTACTGCTGGTGGAGAACGTCACCCGCTACAAGGTGGCCATAGAGGGCCTGCTGAACCGCAAGAACCTCTACCAGTCCATCGTGGAGACCCGCCCGGACCTCATCTGCTGTTTCCTGCCCGATTGGAGCATCACCTACGCCAATACCGCCAGCGCGCGCTTCTTCGGAACCACGCGCGAGGACATCGTGGGCGAGGACTTCCTGTGGATGCTCGACCCCACCCTGCGCGAGAGCTTCGCCCAGGCCGTGACCGGCATCACCCTGGACAACCCCATGGCGGAACTCGAATACAAGGCTCCAAGCAGCGATCCGGACGACCCGCCCCTGTGGATGCGCTGGATCATCCAGGGATTCTTCTACAAGACCGGACACATACGCGACTACCAGGCCACCGGGCTGGACGTCACCGGACAGAAGGTCACCGAGTCCCAGTTCATGCACGCGGACCGGCTGGTGTCTTTGGGCACCCTGGTGTCCGAGGTGGCCCACGAGATAAGCAATCCCAACAACTTCATCATGTTGAATGCCCCCCTGGTGCTGGACCTGTGGCGGGGGGTGTCACCGGGGGTCGAGGCGCTGGCCCGCGCCCAGGAATCCGGAGAAGCCGTGAAGGTCGGCCCGGACGCCTTCGGGGGGCTGCCCCTGGCCGAGGTGTCCCAGCACGTGCCGCAACTCCTGCAAGGCATCATCGAGGGCTCGGTGCGCATCCGGGACTTCGTGCGCGAGCTCAAGAATTTCGCCCGCCAGGACATCGAAGGCGGCTTCGAGATGCTCCCGGTCAACGACGTGGTGCAGTCGGCGGTGCTGCTCATGAGCAAGACCATCGGCCTGCACACCAGCCGTTTTTCCGTACGCTACGGGGCGGGCCTGCCCCTGGTGCGCGGGCGCAGGCAGCGCCTGGAGCAGATCGTGGTGAACCTGGTGCAGAACGCCTGCCACGCCCTCACCGGCGCGCACCAGGGCATCGAGATCGAGACCTTCCATCACGATGCCACGGGCAGCGTGCGCATTGCAGTGCGCGACGAGGGCGTGGGCATCCGCCCGGATGACCTGCCCCGCGTCACCGAACCGTTCTACTCCACCAAGCGCGAACAGGGCGGCACCGGCCTTGGCCTGTCCATCTCGCTGTCCATCGCCCGCGAGCACGGGGGCCAGCTGTTGATAGAATCCACGCCCGGCCAGGGGACCTCGGCCATCGTGGCCCTTCCCGCCGCGCAAGCCCCGCATGAGGGTCCGCTGTAA
- a CDS encoding sigma-54-dependent transcriptional regulator: MSSAARIPLHPILLVDDEEQALQSYDLNLRYSGLTNTIRCSDPREVKNILRRQVVSLVMLDLCMPEVKGEDVLSFIKAEYPHIPVIIVTGYNEVESAVRCMRAGSVDYLVKPVDRAHLLSAVRHALEVGQELSRQLDHKPTQDAQSQGSDADRPQSGLARIVTDNPRMKAMTAYVQAVASSDEPVLVSGETGVGKEMVARAIHDASGLPGKFVAVNVAGLDDAMFSDTLFGHKKGAFTGANLGRRGLIEEASGGSLFLDEIGDLAKASQLKLLRLIQEREYYPLGSDTLKPMDARIIVATNQPLEELIEQDKFRRDLFFRLRTHCVSIPPLRERMDDLPLLLSHFLEKAAERLGKPVPQAPPEVLELLRAHSFPGNIRELEAMVFNAVALCEGRTVSVEPFRAWVGSMRGEAGQGAGPGLFPAVLSEHGDEEVPTLKQAEERIIQEALKRAGGSQSAAAKMLGITRQALNRRLLTKRRKGADGE, encoded by the coding sequence ATGAGTTCCGCCGCCCGAATCCCCCTGCACCCCATCCTCCTGGTGGACGACGAGGAACAGGCCCTGCAAAGCTACGACCTGAACCTGCGCTACTCCGGCCTGACCAACACCATACGCTGTTCAGACCCGCGCGAGGTGAAAAACATCCTGCGCCGCCAGGTGGTGTCGCTGGTCATGCTGGACCTGTGCATGCCCGAAGTGAAGGGCGAGGACGTCCTGAGCTTCATCAAGGCCGAGTACCCGCATATCCCGGTGATCATCGTCACCGGCTACAACGAAGTGGAATCCGCCGTGCGCTGCATGCGGGCCGGGTCCGTCGACTACCTGGTGAAGCCCGTGGACCGCGCGCACCTGCTCTCCGCCGTGCGCCACGCCCTGGAGGTTGGCCAGGAACTCTCCCGCCAATTGGACCACAAGCCGACGCAGGACGCGCAGAGCCAGGGCAGCGACGCGGACAGGCCCCAAAGCGGTCTGGCCAGGATCGTCACGGACAATCCGCGCATGAAGGCCATGACCGCCTACGTGCAGGCTGTGGCTTCGTCCGACGAGCCGGTGCTGGTGTCGGGCGAAACGGGGGTCGGCAAGGAGATGGTGGCTCGCGCCATCCATGACGCCAGCGGGCTGCCTGGAAAATTCGTGGCCGTGAACGTGGCGGGCCTGGACGACGCCATGTTCTCGGACACCCTGTTCGGCCACAAGAAAGGAGCCTTCACCGGCGCCAACCTGGGCAGGCGGGGCCTGATAGAGGAAGCCTCCGGGGGCAGCCTGTTCCTGGACGAGATCGGCGACCTGGCCAAGGCCTCGCAGCTGAAGCTTTTGCGCCTGATCCAGGAGCGGGAGTATTATCCTCTGGGCTCGGATACGCTCAAACCCATGGACGCGCGCATCATCGTGGCCACCAACCAGCCCTTGGAAGAGCTCATCGAACAGGACAAGTTCCGGCGCGATCTCTTTTTCCGGCTGCGCACCCACTGCGTGTCCATACCGCCGCTGCGCGAGCGCATGGACGACCTGCCGCTCCTGCTGTCGCACTTTCTGGAGAAGGCCGCCGAGCGCCTGGGCAAGCCTGTGCCGCAGGCTCCGCCAGAAGTGCTGGAGCTTCTGCGCGCGCACTCCTTCCCCGGCAACATCCGGGAGCTTGAAGCCATGGTCTTCAACGCCGTGGCCCTGTGCGAGGGGCGCACGGTGTCCGTGGAGCCCTTCCGGGCCTGGGTTGGATCGATGCGGGGCGAAGCCGGGCAGGGAGCGGGGCCTGGGTTGTTCCCGGCGGTGCTGTCCGAACACGGAGACGAGGAAGTCCCCACCCTCAAGCAGGCCGAGGAGCGCATCATCCAGGAGGCGCTGAAACGCGCCGGAGGCAGCCAGAGCGCCGCCGCCAAGATGCTTGGGATCACGCGACAGGCCCTGAACAGGCGGCTTCTGACCAAGCGGCGCAAAGGTGCGGACGGGGAGTAA
- a CDS encoding VOC family protein, whose protein sequence is MATQIFVNLPVKDLDKSKEFFTKLGFTYNPQFTDENAACLILGENIYAMLLTEPFFGNFTKKSISNAKETTEVLIAIDADSRKGVDEMIQNALAAGGSTYMDPMDFGWMYGHSFADLDGHQWEVLYMDIEAMPKRSE, encoded by the coding sequence ATGGCAACCCAGATTTTCGTGAACCTGCCTGTGAAGGACCTGGACAAATCGAAAGAATTCTTCACGAAACTCGGCTTCACATACAACCCGCAGTTTACGGATGAAAACGCCGCATGCCTGATCCTCGGCGAAAACATTTACGCCATGCTCTTGACCGAGCCGTTCTTCGGGAACTTCACCAAGAAGAGCATCAGCAACGCGAAAGAAACAACTGAGGTCTTGATCGCCATCGATGCCGACAGCAGGAAAGGGGTCGATGAGATGATACAAAATGCGTTGGCTGCCGGAGGGTCGACATACATGGACCCCATGGATTTCGGCTGGATGTACGGCCACAGCTTCGCTGACCTGGATGGCCACCAATGGGAAGTTCTCTACATGGACATCGAGGCCATGCCCAAGCGTAGCGAATAA